Proteins found in one Neodiprion lecontei isolate iyNeoLeco1 chromosome 6, iyNeoLeco1.1, whole genome shotgun sequence genomic segment:
- the LOC107218702 gene encoding DENN domain-containing protein 5B isoform X9: protein MNGSLDMIRGPEQHPSRFADYFVICGLDQDSGLEPDRFFGDSLQSTPLDRAYKGTVLGHYPDSVPWNHFDKHAVCMLCLPSGLRFRTQKHSIEPSFHSFVLTKEDGHRTYGFSLLFYEECRNKKICHAMQTLQSMHITELSSGQNGTPPIPRRGQDGHNTRSLPRHFKLSAHSPGAALGYYDYTKDKLLVTKSISLLCQQPYLHAARTFLTNLYKCVPRHPGPGLSLESYVYNLLYNVPIPLPGKSLKFFVPNDEPAKVPLELVIHQPTLPEELPMLDYPLKDVFSWLGVDCVIQLFTCLLLENQVLLRSADFQKLMVVSECITALLFPFSWQHVYVPILPASLHHFLDAPVPFVMGLHAQSEGGNLKIASEANLCYVDIDKQSIQLPEELPVFPHRLQFITEIRDLLNKFKVPHPDKTDNMAINYFNGDIMTSSLTLPGSGFHHPRRKHSLHDVLDWDRPDPEPHSETLQRIVDIVKRTGVNLGDIDSVDKTTKEKILTAQEEYHDTLIFNNALREIFLNRFVQIFSSYEHFVIQPSQDKEEWLCNRDSMHVFDKATFLSDQPAQHLPFLSRFLESQMFASLVDNKVLAAWSELDPNIRVFDQRISQLKQKVGEGIVRSPCYEACQAVTATQKLLEQRLNNVELEAVPPTEILPHRAAYFRSFPLLDGVALNKEPTQSLLRSRRGQKQWKYKMKMIEASGKLQTPQESQSPRPQTKFSTDMSPALIAQANWTFVEKLLKDCKSKTKRMLVEKMGSEAVALGHGGEFLSDVEENTLVASLCDLLERVWSHGLQNKQGKSALWSHLTTYQELDECNDATKSIDPNFLTPETEVSPTRGRERHKSSGERKSVGPEHLRPLPDSLIFDIRNVQAMTDIKTHIGYARAWVRLALEKKLLSRHLKTLLSDTALVRSQYKRSAFLRCEEEKEQFLYHLLTLNAVDYFCFTNNYPTTKLPYRVVIFPSRKASAATTTANSWVAISGTLCETNPVSIPKGALEFVFHHRNLGVLSTLRIGHDNTGLSPKWMVEHIVVRNEVTGHTFKFPCGRWLGKGIDDGSTERLLVGALVPKSIDNEELVESCSTPPRCRSPSIPRRITLTHIELQHMLGEAVNAIVKFHYRREPQDGSLTALLCGESGLVPSLEQTFLFGFKSQRLFGKNLYVWDYFVRVKENFEISLLEEMDEYSQRLSRDRRALTENNQRFNILRSYCHLIDQINTCSQALGKDGKFQLFICLGAREHLLHRMLSPMSEARSTVDMYEEISFLRSPQLLTFLIQILEPLDEFHIVLEKSLTQGISSIC from the exons ATGAACGGGAGTCTGGATATGATTCGGGGTCCGGAACAGCACCCGTCCCGATTTGCGGATTACTTTGTCATCTGTGGATTGGACCAGGACTCGGGCCTGGAGCCGGACAGATTTTTCG GCGACTCGCTGCAATCCACACCCCTCGACAGAGCTTACAAAGGGACAGTTCTGGGTCACTACCCGGACTCCGTGCCCTGGAACCACTTTGACAAGCACGCTGTCTGCATG CTCTGTTTACCCAGCGGCCTGAGGTTCCGTACCCAAAAGCACTCTATCGAACCTTCATTTCACTCGTTCGTACTCACCAAAGAAGATGGCCATCGAACCTATGGTTTCAGTCTTCTGTTCTACGAGGAGTGtcgcaacaaaaaaatatgccaTGCTATGCAGACCCTTCAATCTATGCACATCACCGAACTGAGCAGTGGACAGAACGGCACTCCACCTAT CCCCAGGAGAGGACAAGATGGTCATAACACAAGATCCCTACCAAGACATTTCAAATTATCCGCTCACTCACCAGGCGCAGCTCTCGGCTACTACGATTATACCAAAGATAAACTTCTGGTCACAAAGTCTATCTCACTGCTGTGCCAGCAGCCGTACCTCCACGCCGCTCGTACCTTTCTCACCAATCTTTACAA ATGCGTCCCAAGACATCCGGGTCCTGGTCTTAGCTTAGAGTCTTATGTATACAATCTTCTTTATAATGTACCAATACCTCTTCCTGGTAAATCTCTCAAGTTTTTTGTACCTAACGACGAGCCAGCTAAGGTGCCGCTAGAGCTCGTCATACATCAGCCAACTTTGCCAGAAGAGTTGCCAATGCTTGACTATCCGCTCAAGGATGTATTTTCGTGGCTTGGAGTCGACTGCGTAATACAACTGTTCACTTGTCTGTTATTGGAGAATCAAGTACTATTGAGAAGTGCTGATTTTCAGAAACTCATGGTTGTCTCGGAGTGCATTACTGCCCTTCTGTTCCCATTCTCTTGGCAGCATGTGTACGTACCAATATTGCCGGCTAGTTTACACCACTTTCTGGACGCTCCGGTACCTTTCGTCATGGGGTTACATGCTCAAAGTGAAGGAggcaatttgaaaattgctaGTGAA GCAAATCTGTGTTACGTAGATATAGACAAACAAAGTATCCAATTACCCGAAGAGTTACCGGTGTTTCCTCACAGGTTGCAATTCATTACTGAAATTAGAGATTTACTAAATAAATTCAAAGTGCCACATCCCGATAA GACTGACAATATGGCCATCAATTATTTTAACGGAGATATCATGACCAGCAGCTTGACTCTTCCTGGGTCAGGATTTCACCATCCTAGAAGAAAACATTCTTTGCACGACGTTTTGGATTGGGACAGGCCAGACCCTGAACCACACTCCGAAACGTTGCAAAGAATAGTTGACATTGTCAAGAGGACAG GAGTAAACTTGGGTGATATTGACTCTGTCGACAAAACGACGAAAGAAAAGATACTCACTGCACAAGAGGAGTACCACGATACTCTCATCTTCAATAATGCTCTGagagaaatatttctgaatcGTTTCGTACAGATATTCTCAAGCTATGAACATTTCGTCATTCAACCAAGCCAG GACAAAGAAGAATGGTTGTGCAACAGAGACAGTATGCATGTCTTTGACAAGGCTACGTTTTTGTCTGATCAGCCTGCCCAGCATTTGCCCtttctttcacgatttttggAATCTCAGATGTTTGCGTCGCTTGTCGATAATAAAGTTTTAGCTGCTTGGAGCGAGTTGGATCCTAACATCAGAGTCTTTGATCAAAGAATATCCCAACTAAA GCAAAAAGTTGGTGAAGGAATAGTGAGATCGCCTTGCTATGAGGCCTGCCAAGCTGTAACTGCGACGCAGAAACTCCTTGAACAACGACTGAACAACGTCGAGTTGGAGGCTGTTCCACCGACCGAAATTCTTCCTCACAGAGCAGCTTACTTTCGAAGTTTTCCACTCCTCGACGGTGTCGCCTTGAATAAAGAACCAACGCAGAG TCTACTTCG CAGTCGGAGGGGCCAAAAACAATGGaagtataaaatgaaaatgattgaagCAAGTGGAAAGCTACAAACTCCGCAAGAATCTCAGTCCCCCCGACCACAAACTAAGTTTTCCACTGACATGAGCCCAGCACTGATTGCACAAGCCAATTGGACTTTTGTGGAAAAATTGCTCaag GACTGTAAGTCCAAAACGAAACGAATGCTGGTAGAGAAAATGGGTTCTGAAGCAGTAGCACTTGGTCACGGTGGTGAATTCCTTTCGGATGTTGAAGAAAATACTCTGGTTGCCAGCCTCTGCGACCTTTTGGAACGCGTATGGAGTCACGGGCTGCAAAACAAGCAAGGAAAAAGTGCTCTCTGGTCACATCTGACCACTTATCAAGAACTAGATGAGTGTAATGATGCGACGAAAAGTATAGACCccaattttttaactccaG AAACAGAAGTTTCTCCAacaagaggaagagagaggcACAAATCTTCTGGGGAACGAAAATCCGTTGGTCCAGAGCATTTAAGACCTTTGCCAGACTCTTTGATCTTCGATATAAGAAATGTCCAAGCAATGACAGACATTAAAACTCACATCGGTTATGCTAGAGCATGGGTCCGTCTTGCATTGGAAAAGAAATTGCTATCGAGGCATTTGAAGACTTTGCTATCAGACACGGCATTAGTCAG GAGTCAATACAAACGTTCTGCCTTTTTACGatgtgaagaagaaaaggagcAGTTCTTGTATCATCTCTTGACACTGAATGCTGTCGATTACTTCTgctttacaaataattatccGACAACAAAATTGCCATACCGAGTGGTAATATTTCCTAGTAGGAAAGCCAGCGCCGCTACAACGACAGCTAATAGCTGGGTTGCTATATCCGGTACCTTGTGCGAGACGAATCCTGTTTCCATCCCAAAGGGGGCATTAGAATTCGTCTTTCAT CACAGAAACTTGGGGGTACTATCGACGTTAAGGATAGGCCACGATAACACAGGACTCTCTCCAAAGTGGATGGTTGAACACATAGTCGTTCGTAATGAGGTAACTGGACACACGTTCAAATTTCCTTGCGGTCGATGGCTGGGTAAAGGAATAGATGATGGATCCACTGAAAGATTACTGGTCGGAGCTTTGGTGCCCAAGAGTATCGACAATGAAGAACTTGTCGAATCTTGTTCTACTCCACCCAGATGCCGTTCACCTAGCATTCCGAGAAGAATAACGCTGACACATATTGAACTGCAGCATATGCTTG GAGAGGCAGTTAATGCTATCGTCAAATTTCACTACAGAAGAGAACCTCAAGATGGTTCATTAACTGCACTGCTGTGTGGGGAGAGTGGCCTTGTTCCTTCTCTTGAGCAGACGTTTCTATTTGGATTTAAGAGCCAAAGATTGTTTGGGAAAAATCTTTACGTTTGGGATTActtcg TGCGGGtgaaggaaaattttgaaatttctctaCTCGAGGAAATGGATGAATATTCACAAAGGCTTAGTAGAGACAGAAGGGCTCTGACAGAGAATAATCAACGGTTTAACATTTTAAGAAGCTACTGTCACCTTATCGATCAAATAAACACATGTAGTCAAGCTTTGGGCAAAGATGGAAAGTTTCAGTTATTCATCTGTCTGGGAGCTAG AGAACATCTTCTGCATCGCATGTTGAGTCCGATGAGCGAAGCAAGGTCAACAGTAGACATGTATGAGGAAATATCTTTCCTGAGGAGTCCTCAGCTGCTCACTTTCCTCATCCAGATACTGGAACCATTAGACGAGTTTCACATTGTTCTCGAGAAAAGCCTGACTCAAGGGATTTCGAGTATCTGCTAA
- the LOC107218702 gene encoding DENN domain-containing protein 5B isoform X4 has product MNGSLDMIRGPEQHPSRFADYFVICGLDQDSGLEPDRFFGDSLQSTPLDRAYKGTVLGHYPDSVPWNHFDKHAVCMLCLPSGLRFRTQKHSIEPSFHSFVLTKEDGHRTYGFSLLFYEECRNKKICHAMQTLQSMHITELSSGQNGTPPIPRRGQDGHNTRSLPRHFKLSAHSPGAALGYYDYTKDKLLVTKSISLLCQQPYLHAARTFLTNLYKCVPRHPGPGLSLESYVYNLLYNVPIPLPGKSLKFFVPNDEPAKVPLELVIHQPTLPEELPMLDYPLKDVFSWLGVDCVIQLFTCLLLENQVLLRSADFQKLMVVSECITALLFPFSWQHVYVPILPASLHHFLDAPVPFVMGLHAQSEGGNLKIASEANLCYVDIDKQSIQLPEELPVFPHRLQFITEIRDLLNKFKVPHPDKTDNMAINYFNGDIMTSSLTLPGSGFHHPRRKHSLHDVLDWDRPDPEPHSETLQRIVDIVKRTGVNLGDIDSVDKTTKEKILTAQEEYHDTLIFNNALREIFLNRFVQIFSSYEHFVIQPSQDKEEWLCNRDSMHVFDKATFLSDQPAQHLPFLSRFLESQMFASLVDNKVLAAWSELDPNIRVFDQRISQLKQKVGEGIVRSPCYEACQAVTATQKLLEQRLNNVELEAVPPTEILPHRAAYFRSFPLLDGVALNKEPTQSRRGQKQWKYKMKMIEASGKLQTPQESQSPRPQTKFSTDMSPALIAQANWTFVEKLLKDCKSKTKRMLVEKMGSEAVALGHGGEFLSDVEENTLVASLCDLLERVWSHGLQNKQGKSALWSHLTTYQELDECNDATKSIDPNFLTPDIVEKSSNKFFGFPDLLVSSIKSSNIFEIASYLKENFNDLSNLALETEVSPTRGRERHKSSGERKSVGPEHLRPLPDSLIFDIRNVQAMTDIKTHIGYARAWVRLALEKKLLSRHLKTLLSDTALVRSQYKRSAFLRCEEEKEQFLYHLLTLNAVDYFCFTNNYPTTKLPYRVVIFPSRKASAATTTANSWVAISGTLCETNPVSIPKGALEFVFHHRNLGVLSTLRIGHDNTGLSPKWMVEHIVVRNEVTGHTFKFPCGRWLGKGIDDGSTERLLVGALVPKSIDNEELVESCSTPPRCRSPSIPRRITLTHIELQHMLGEAVNAIVKFHYRREPQDGSLTALLCGESGLVPSLEQTFLFGFKSQRLFGKNLYVWDYFVRVKENFEISLLEEMDEYSQRLSRDRRALTENNQRFNILRSYCHLIDQINTCSQALGKDGKFQLFICLGAREHLLHRMLSPMSEARSTVDMYEEISFLRSPQLLTFLIQILEPLDEFHIVLEKSLTQGISSIC; this is encoded by the exons ATGAACGGGAGTCTGGATATGATTCGGGGTCCGGAACAGCACCCGTCCCGATTTGCGGATTACTTTGTCATCTGTGGATTGGACCAGGACTCGGGCCTGGAGCCGGACAGATTTTTCG GCGACTCGCTGCAATCCACACCCCTCGACAGAGCTTACAAAGGGACAGTTCTGGGTCACTACCCGGACTCCGTGCCCTGGAACCACTTTGACAAGCACGCTGTCTGCATG CTCTGTTTACCCAGCGGCCTGAGGTTCCGTACCCAAAAGCACTCTATCGAACCTTCATTTCACTCGTTCGTACTCACCAAAGAAGATGGCCATCGAACCTATGGTTTCAGTCTTCTGTTCTACGAGGAGTGtcgcaacaaaaaaatatgccaTGCTATGCAGACCCTTCAATCTATGCACATCACCGAACTGAGCAGTGGACAGAACGGCACTCCACCTAT CCCCAGGAGAGGACAAGATGGTCATAACACAAGATCCCTACCAAGACATTTCAAATTATCCGCTCACTCACCAGGCGCAGCTCTCGGCTACTACGATTATACCAAAGATAAACTTCTGGTCACAAAGTCTATCTCACTGCTGTGCCAGCAGCCGTACCTCCACGCCGCTCGTACCTTTCTCACCAATCTTTACAA ATGCGTCCCAAGACATCCGGGTCCTGGTCTTAGCTTAGAGTCTTATGTATACAATCTTCTTTATAATGTACCAATACCTCTTCCTGGTAAATCTCTCAAGTTTTTTGTACCTAACGACGAGCCAGCTAAGGTGCCGCTAGAGCTCGTCATACATCAGCCAACTTTGCCAGAAGAGTTGCCAATGCTTGACTATCCGCTCAAGGATGTATTTTCGTGGCTTGGAGTCGACTGCGTAATACAACTGTTCACTTGTCTGTTATTGGAGAATCAAGTACTATTGAGAAGTGCTGATTTTCAGAAACTCATGGTTGTCTCGGAGTGCATTACTGCCCTTCTGTTCCCATTCTCTTGGCAGCATGTGTACGTACCAATATTGCCGGCTAGTTTACACCACTTTCTGGACGCTCCGGTACCTTTCGTCATGGGGTTACATGCTCAAAGTGAAGGAggcaatttgaaaattgctaGTGAA GCAAATCTGTGTTACGTAGATATAGACAAACAAAGTATCCAATTACCCGAAGAGTTACCGGTGTTTCCTCACAGGTTGCAATTCATTACTGAAATTAGAGATTTACTAAATAAATTCAAAGTGCCACATCCCGATAA GACTGACAATATGGCCATCAATTATTTTAACGGAGATATCATGACCAGCAGCTTGACTCTTCCTGGGTCAGGATTTCACCATCCTAGAAGAAAACATTCTTTGCACGACGTTTTGGATTGGGACAGGCCAGACCCTGAACCACACTCCGAAACGTTGCAAAGAATAGTTGACATTGTCAAGAGGACAG GAGTAAACTTGGGTGATATTGACTCTGTCGACAAAACGACGAAAGAAAAGATACTCACTGCACAAGAGGAGTACCACGATACTCTCATCTTCAATAATGCTCTGagagaaatatttctgaatcGTTTCGTACAGATATTCTCAAGCTATGAACATTTCGTCATTCAACCAAGCCAG GACAAAGAAGAATGGTTGTGCAACAGAGACAGTATGCATGTCTTTGACAAGGCTACGTTTTTGTCTGATCAGCCTGCCCAGCATTTGCCCtttctttcacgatttttggAATCTCAGATGTTTGCGTCGCTTGTCGATAATAAAGTTTTAGCTGCTTGGAGCGAGTTGGATCCTAACATCAGAGTCTTTGATCAAAGAATATCCCAACTAAA GCAAAAAGTTGGTGAAGGAATAGTGAGATCGCCTTGCTATGAGGCCTGCCAAGCTGTAACTGCGACGCAGAAACTCCTTGAACAACGACTGAACAACGTCGAGTTGGAGGCTGTTCCACCGACCGAAATTCTTCCTCACAGAGCAGCTTACTTTCGAAGTTTTCCACTCCTCGACGGTGTCGCCTTGAATAAAGAACCAACGCAGAG TCGGAGGGGCCAAAAACAATGGaagtataaaatgaaaatgattgaagCAAGTGGAAAGCTACAAACTCCGCAAGAATCTCAGTCCCCCCGACCACAAACTAAGTTTTCCACTGACATGAGCCCAGCACTGATTGCACAAGCCAATTGGACTTTTGTGGAAAAATTGCTCaag GACTGTAAGTCCAAAACGAAACGAATGCTGGTAGAGAAAATGGGTTCTGAAGCAGTAGCACTTGGTCACGGTGGTGAATTCCTTTCGGATGTTGAAGAAAATACTCTGGTTGCCAGCCTCTGCGACCTTTTGGAACGCGTATGGAGTCACGGGCTGCAAAACAAGCAAGGAAAAAGTGCTCTCTGGTCACATCTGACCACTTATCAAGAACTAGATGAGTGTAATGATGCGACGAAAAGTATAGACCccaattttttaactccaG ATATAGTTGAGAAATCATCGAATAAGTTTTTTGGGTTCCCGGATCTCTTGGTTTCATCAATTAAGAGCAGTAACATATTTGAAATTGCTTCATATCTGAAGGAGAACTTTAATG ATTTATCTAACTTGGCACTAGAAACAGAAGTTTCTCCAacaagaggaagagagaggcACAAATCTTCTGGGGAACGAAAATCCGTTGGTCCAGAGCATTTAAGACCTTTGCCAGACTCTTTGATCTTCGATATAAGAAATGTCCAAGCAATGACAGACATTAAAACTCACATCGGTTATGCTAGAGCATGGGTCCGTCTTGCATTGGAAAAGAAATTGCTATCGAGGCATTTGAAGACTTTGCTATCAGACACGGCATTAGTCAG GAGTCAATACAAACGTTCTGCCTTTTTACGatgtgaagaagaaaaggagcAGTTCTTGTATCATCTCTTGACACTGAATGCTGTCGATTACTTCTgctttacaaataattatccGACAACAAAATTGCCATACCGAGTGGTAATATTTCCTAGTAGGAAAGCCAGCGCCGCTACAACGACAGCTAATAGCTGGGTTGCTATATCCGGTACCTTGTGCGAGACGAATCCTGTTTCCATCCCAAAGGGGGCATTAGAATTCGTCTTTCAT CACAGAAACTTGGGGGTACTATCGACGTTAAGGATAGGCCACGATAACACAGGACTCTCTCCAAAGTGGATGGTTGAACACATAGTCGTTCGTAATGAGGTAACTGGACACACGTTCAAATTTCCTTGCGGTCGATGGCTGGGTAAAGGAATAGATGATGGATCCACTGAAAGATTACTGGTCGGAGCTTTGGTGCCCAAGAGTATCGACAATGAAGAACTTGTCGAATCTTGTTCTACTCCACCCAGATGCCGTTCACCTAGCATTCCGAGAAGAATAACGCTGACACATATTGAACTGCAGCATATGCTTG GAGAGGCAGTTAATGCTATCGTCAAATTTCACTACAGAAGAGAACCTCAAGATGGTTCATTAACTGCACTGCTGTGTGGGGAGAGTGGCCTTGTTCCTTCTCTTGAGCAGACGTTTCTATTTGGATTTAAGAGCCAAAGATTGTTTGGGAAAAATCTTTACGTTTGGGATTActtcg TGCGGGtgaaggaaaattttgaaatttctctaCTCGAGGAAATGGATGAATATTCACAAAGGCTTAGTAGAGACAGAAGGGCTCTGACAGAGAATAATCAACGGTTTAACATTTTAAGAAGCTACTGTCACCTTATCGATCAAATAAACACATGTAGTCAAGCTTTGGGCAAAGATGGAAAGTTTCAGTTATTCATCTGTCTGGGAGCTAG AGAACATCTTCTGCATCGCATGTTGAGTCCGATGAGCGAAGCAAGGTCAACAGTAGACATGTATGAGGAAATATCTTTCCTGAGGAGTCCTCAGCTGCTCACTTTCCTCATCCAGATACTGGAACCATTAGACGAGTTTCACATTGTTCTCGAGAAAAGCCTGACTCAAGGGATTTCGAGTATCTGCTAA